The Aerococcus loyolae genome contains the following window.
TCCGGTTTGTGCTGACCCAGTAAGCGCCCGGCATAAAAAGACCGTTAAGGCTGGAGCAGCTAAATTTAATACCGTTCCTGATATGGTATGGTCAGCGCGCAAATGAATAGTCGCTACTGCATGGAGAGCAGAATAAATCAAGCCAAATAATCCGGCAATGATTAAGGAAATCCATGGGGACCAAGAGCCAAATTGAGGAGCTAGGAAGAAATTCGATAAGGCCCCTGAAAAAGCACCAATGACCATAATCCCCTCTAAACCAATGTTTACTACACCGGATCTCTCAGAAAAAGTTCCACCAATGGCCGTCAAGATTAAAGGGGCAGCATATAATAAAGCATTAGAAACCAGTAATTGTAGCATATCGATTAATGACATTTTCTACTCCTTTCCCTTGGTCTGTTTAAGAACTTGCAACTTATTTTTTGCCCAATCAACAATGTAGGCTGTCCCGACAAAAAAGATTATACAAGCGATGACCACTTGGGCCATTTCATCAGGAACCCCTGCACTATTCGGCATAAAACGCGATCCCACATTTAAAACACCAAAGAGTAAAGCTGAAAGGAAAATGCCTAGTGGATGATTCATTCCTAACAGAGCAACGGCAATACCGTTAAAGCCTTCGCTAGGTAGTGTTCCTTGAATTGTTATTCCTTGAAAGGTTCCTAAGCCAGTAATCACGCCACCAACACCTGCACATAAGCCAGACAAGGTCATGGTTAAGATAATATTTTCTTTAATCGACATTCCAGCGTAACGGCTGGCTTCCGGATTCAAACCAATCGAACGGGTTTCAAACCCTTTGATAGTTTTATTTATATATAAATGATATAAAGCCATGAAAATGAAGGCAATAAATATTCCCAAATTTAACCGTGAACCGTTACTTAATTCACTGAGCCATTTTAAAGATAAGCTCGCATTTTCAGTCATTTCTGGAGTTTTTAATTGGCTTCCTAAAGGCCCTCTGATAATCCAGTTGGTAAGATAAAGAGCAATATAATTCAGCATAATGGTAGTAATCACTTCATTACTGCCACGCCAAGCTTTGAAAATACCTACTAGACATCCCCAAAAGCCTCCAGCTAAAGCGCCTACTAGAAAGCATAGTGGGACTAAGACCATTCGCGGTAAATCGGGATTGGCTAAGGCAAACCAAACGGAAGTAATCCAACCTAATAAGTATTGACCTGGAATACCAATATTAAAAAAATTAGCCTTAGCAGCCAGAGCAAATGATAAACCAGTAAAGGTTAAAACGGTCGCTTCACGAAAGGCTTCGCCTAAAAAATAGGGACCAGTGATTACTTTTCCAATCATGGCTTGGTAGGCAAGGATTGGATTGTAACCGAAGAACAGCATAATTAAGGCCCCAACAAAAAATCCTAGGACGATTGATAACAAGGAAATAATTAAGGCATAGGACATTTTTTTACTATTATTCACCCGTATCACCTACTTTTTCTAATTTGCCAATTGATTCTCCAGCCATCAATAATCCTAATTCGGTTTCATTAGTCTCTTGGCTGTCCACAATACCA
Protein-coding sequences here:
- a CDS encoding ABC transporter permease, yielding MNNSKKMSYALIISLLSIVLGFFVGALIMLFFGYNPILAYQAMIGKVITGPYFLGEAFREATVLTFTGLSFALAAKANFFNIGIPGQYLLGWITSVWFALANPDLPRMVLVPLCFLVGALAGGFWGCLVGIFKAWRGSNEVITTIMLNYIALYLTNWIIRGPLGSQLKTPEMTENASLSLKWLSELSNGSRLNLGIFIAFIFMALYHLYINKTIKGFETRSIGLNPEASRYAGMSIKENIILTMTLSGLCAGVGGVITGLGTFQGITIQGTLPSEGFNGIAVALLGMNHPLGIFLSALLFGVLNVGSRFMPNSAGVPDEMAQVVIACIIFFVGTAYIVDWAKNKLQVLKQTKGKE